The DNA window GTTTTGGCAAAAACACTCAAAGTAAGTACTTGTTTTTCAACATCTACTTTCCATCAACGTTCAGTCATCATCCACAGTGAAGAAGAAATTTAAGCATCAGTGTTCCCGTTCTCCTCTGGCTGCAGTTGCTCCTTCTCAGTAGAGTCTTCTTGAGGGGGGCGGACACGTTTGAAGAAACCCAGCTGAGGACACAAATGTTTGGGTGAGCTCCACACTGAGCATGATAACATGAGGCACATTCCTTCCACGTCCAAAAATATTGTGGGGGCAGATTCAGAAAAAGATGCATATTTCATTGGTTTGTTCATCACCTTGTACATGATGAGGATCAGCAGAGCCAGCAGCAACAGTCCTGCCAGGACAGCAAGGGCAACAACCCAGCCTGGTATAGGTGGAGGAATATCCGCCACCCACAGCACTGACACACTCACCTgaaaccataaataaataaatgaagcatgaatgcATTCATGTAATTGCTTATTTTCCATTCACAAAACAATTACCAAATGATCTGCTGAAAAGATTAGTGTTTAAACTTGCTTTATGTAAGTAAATCCTGTGTTATACAAGGAGACAATACAAGGAGAGCGTCAATGTTCCAAATGTGTTGAACGCACCATTTCAGGTCAGATAAACTATGATATATTTGTACTGCATCTTCACCAATCCAATTTTATTGGGCATCTGCTGCGCTCACGCAGTGACATTTAGAAGTGGAACCAGACCATTCTGGATGCCTTCACAGGTGACCAGAGTTGTGCATTAGTGCTTTTGTTCATCTCTCAGTGCTCAGTGAGAACAATGAACCAAGAGTGTCACCTAATTTATCATCCCTCTTGTTCTGACCAACATGACCTCTCTGCTGCcggctttgttgttgttgacctgTCAGTGTTAGTGGATGTTTGCATGCTATATACTGTATGAGAGGGTTACCCCGTGGCAACATTTCCCTCAATACATGACCATGCAAGCGATCCTATGTGCATGTAACACCATCTGTTTATAGAGCATGATGTTGTCAAAAAGGTGACAAGATCATGTAAGAGCAAAAAGAATGAGAGGGATGGATGGGGAGACGGGGTGCAGCACCACATGCACATCACAACACAGCAAACATATTTTGAAGaatgcaacagaaaaaaagatgtagATAATGTGTGGCTGGGACGGCACAGTCGTGCAGTTGTGTGTCTGACCGTTGTGCTGTTGGATGGCAGCTCAGACACCAGGTTCTTGTATGGCATCTCAATAacattgacagctgcagatgagTGAATCACATACGAACGGTTTTGGTTCTCAGCctagaaagaaaacaacaccaGACATGTTCATCAAACCAGACTCAATATCTCACAACCTAATCACTACAAAGAGCTATTCATGGTTTCACAAGAGGGTTATGTGTTTGAGCAGAATGAATTTCAACTCAAAAACAGGATATCTCGTTTTCAAACTTTCCATCCATGTTACCGCTCTTTGTCGTCTTATGCGTTTATGTAGATGCAGTACATAGGAGAAGGTTACCTTCAGGAAGCTGTTGACAACCAGCCTAGAGTAGATGAAGAGGATGGCATTCTTGTTCCTCTCCAGTCGGCCAACCTGACACTTGAACTGTAAACACTGCTGTTGGGTGTTGCAGTCCTACACAAACAAGGACgcgaaaacaacaaacaaagcctCAGCTTAACCTTATTTTTTCCAATCTTCATAGCTGGACATGATAAAATGCATCACCCTCCATGTCTGCAAATAACTTGTTAATTAGCAGTAGACTATTGGGCACCAGGTTTGCACTGTGGTCAAGAGTCCATTTTTAAATATAGTTACACAATATAGAAAATAGATACACAATCATCAACACTACTGACATAAAGTCAGTTTCTACAACAATGGACAGACTTACCAGGATTTGCAGATCGTCCTGTGAGTCTCGGGGCTCCAGGTCTCTCTTCCTTACATGGTTTGGATTCCGTCCCTCCGTTTGTACATTGCCGGATGACACATCAGTGGCGTTTTTTTCGGAAGCCAGATGGAGCTGAGGGGTTTGAGACAAAGTAGAGTCATATCTTTATAACTGTACTACAGTAGCTTTGTTTCCCATGGACAAACATGTCAAGGAGCTAATGAAAGCACACCAACATTTTACAGTCTTGTTCCCTTTATTTGCTTTGTCCAGATTTGTGCGGCAGTCAACTGATCAAGCTCTATTATTTGCTATAGCATTGAATGTGCCTTGATGAAGCACttgaaataagaataataaggACTCATCAGTTCACATAATGCATGTTTCCAGAATATTATCACAATGCTAGTAAAGAGTATCATAAACTAGCAAGGGTTGTCCCAGCCACGCCCACGCTGCTGTTATTAGCAGAGCCGTCTGTCCAACACGGCTGGATCTAGTTAGGAGGTGGGCGGGTTCAGTGCTGCAGTGGAGTCTAGCACTGTGTGTCAGAGGGCTTCACTCTTGTAGGCGGCCGTATGCCGAGATTTGAGGCCAGTACAACTTTATACAGGGATAACTTCATTTAATTTAGATTTGGACATTAGCTGCTCTTTAAATGAATCAAAGGAATCCTGCCTGATATCTAAAGTTCACTTGCACATATGTAAAGAGAATGATAACGAAAGTAGCAAGGGTGAAATTGGATTGTGGAGCTagattctattctattctaaagGAGTACAGGCTCAGGCTAGTTTATAGTAAATCTCACCGAAATGTTGAGTGGGTTGATTTCCACATCTGTACTGCAATTGACAGGACCCTCAGTCTCAAAGCTGGTTACATAGAGCAGGGAGTCGTTGCTCAACTTATAGGGCAGCTTCACCTCCAGCGCCGCCTTACTGAAGGTACTTGGGCCGCTGTTCAGCAGCTAAGGAAAAGAGACAGTTATGTTCATCACAGCATTTCTTATCAGTCAGAACACACCGCAGCCCAGAGGGCACTCACACACTAAGAGACTAGCGATTTCCCACAGACATTAATTCATGAGGTAATTAGGTAATTGTATTGAAAAATTACATTGCCCCAAATGACAAGTTTAATAAATTCGTCCGACCAAGAAACTAGAATTGTGAATGTGTACACCCGCTAATGGGCTGCTCTAATGGTTTACACTTTGGACTCAGCACAAAAAACACGTTTCTGTTGTTTGGCATCCTGTGCCTCAGTCAACACAGAAGAAACATCTGCCTGCCTTGCTTGTCAGAGGGAGGAGCGATAAGAAATACATTTGTCCCCTGTAGTCAGTTTAGATGTTGGCTTGACCAGCTGCAATTCCAGCTCACACCAGGGCCTTTAAGTTCTGAATAACAAGGAGGACGTCCACCGGTTCACAATGACTTCACAGAAGAGTTAAGCTGACTGCTGCAAACCAATAGGTGAAAAGGCCAAAGCCACTGCCAGAAGGTGCATACGCCAGCACAAGAGCTGGTGACATCTCTAGCAGACTTTACAGCAATCTTAGACTTGACACGGAAAGGATCCACCAGAACGTACGTACCATTCTGCAAGGTAAAGTGACTAGACTAGTCCAACTGCTGGAGGACTCTGGCCTACTGGTAACAGCCAAAGCTTGTCATGACTGCATTGAGAGAATCAAAAGAGCTAGAGGACCTTTTTCAATCCCCTATCAACAGACAGATGTTTTAGTCCTCCCAGGCACAGTGGGACTGCCACTACAGCCAACCTACATACCCTGGTACATTCCCAATATCCACTAACTTTATTGCTTTCTTCACTACTGGGATTTCTCGCCGAGTACTCCAGCCTTACCAAAAAATGTTCTTGCTAAGTGAAGCCCCATGAAGTCAACCACAGGCTCAAGCAGTGCTAAAACAGGAGAACCAGTCACATGGCTTTCTCATATTCATACATTTGAGGCAGCAACTGTTTCCAAGGGCTGCACAAAGAACAAAGTATTGAGCAAAGGCTAACAAGATTTGTAGACATTTAAGAAATGTTGGGCATAGGGTTTATTTACAAGAGTAAATAACTTTAATCTTTTGTGGAATAAGACTGTATTATAAAATGCAGAAGTAAAGGAATGAAGAATACTTTCCGGATGCGCTgtaaaatgtccaaaaaaactcaaaagaatgaatgaagcctTGTTTACACAAAGAATAGTCAGAGAAGCAGATGTTTTGATGAATCTAAGCTCTAGCTGCAGACACTTGTCATCCTAGTCACTTATCCATAGGGCTGTTCAAGATATTACCTGGATGACAAAAAAGATGGCCGCTAACAAACTCAACTTCCACCAACTACCCTGACCAGGTGATAGTCTATACAATGAAAAGAGCCATTCTGTTCCCTTTCCTGCATAAGAAAAACAGCATGGACATGTACAGGTCAActttaaaagtaaatattgAAGTACTCAGGAAATGTTGAGTACTGACTGTCTTTATGCAAAACGAAATGAAACTTaacagtttaaaaacaaaacaaactccaaaagaacACATCATACAAGCTCGCCTGACTGTGAACGGAGAACAGTGACAGAAGACAGAGAAGCATGTGCGAGACATGTTTGCTGCTAGCCAAATAAATCCTTGCAAGTTAATGGCTCCCATTTAATGGTCATCATAGAAGACTAATGTATCAATCAGTTTTGTTCCAAATTCCAAGCCTGCTTTGTTACACGGCTCAAACCCGTTTCAGAGCCGGAATTACATAGAGTAAAGGGAGTCTTAAAAAAACCCACTGAGGGAAGAGGAGGTAATCTAATCTAAGAATGAACTTGAATGGGCAGTCTTTTGGCTGTGAGAGGATTATATCAGTCAGGTTGTTTTTAAAAGCGGTTTACCTCAAACACATGCAGTATTTGGGGCCCAAGGTCTTCCTTTGAGACAGGAGGTACATTCGGCTTCCAGTTGGCGATTGGTAATAGAACCTGACCAGGAGATGAGGAACTGAgacaaaaaagtcaaacattAGATGATTTGCTTTTGCATTGCTTTTGCAAATGACTAAGCTTAGCAAACTAAATAGCCTCCgatcaaatgaaaaatgacgGAACATACACAATTATACGACACTGGGATGTAGAATTCCCTGGCCAACTGCTCCTTTTATCATAAACACGTATAGATGTGTACCTGTAGGTGTGTCAGcatgtgtgttgatgtgtggGTGTGCTAGTGTAGGTGGACTCTTCCTCTCTTTCACAGCATGATAACACATCACTCCAACCCAGTCGCCCAGAGCTTATACGTAAACAAGTGAGTACTTTACCCTCGGATCTGAACTCTGGAGAGAACTGCAAGCTTGGTGACACTTGACACCTTAGGGCTGGTATTGTTGAACTGGTTGGAGCTGAAAGAGAAATATGCTTCAGTATACACaagtacagaaaaaaagaaataaagaaatcaaATCACTTAAACTGCTGCAAATACTgtctaaaaaaacacattacaacTTACAATTATCTGGGTCTTAATCAGCATTACTTTGTACTCATCAAcgcttttatttaaatgtaaatataacagCAATCCTTAAGATGTACAAAGCACAAGACAAGAGCATGATTGGCAAAGGGCCTGTAcaagtgaaacagaaacaaaaacctgcaatgAATAGAATCCACAGCAGCAACCACGCAGATGACTACATGTGTAgccaaatgacaaaaataaataagacaaaaagacaaactaaataagacaaaaatacCAAGGGCAGGAAAACATTCCAGAGAGGCAAGTCTGTCAAAGCTCagacagtcaaacacacaaatgAGGGTCATTTACAATGCAGTCCATGCAGAAGGCGTTctaaactacaaggacctgacAGATGTGCACAGGCAAGTACCCTATGAAGTAATAACGGTTTCAAACAAGCGTTGCACCACTCCTCAATCATTAATCACTCCTGACATAGTCTGGGACAGAAGGGGAACCACAGAATGCGGAGATCTATTCGTCATTTCAAGAGAATCAGCCATTACTTGGCCCAGTCCCGGAAGCCACTCCCACTCCACTCCTGATATCAGCAAAACTCCAACGTGGGATTCACCATAATCATCCCCCACATCAAACTCAGTCACCACAAGATTACAGTCAGAAGAAAACCCACCTGATCATCTGAAGGTCAAACTTGATTGACGTGTCCTCCTCAGACAGCTGGTGCACACTGAAGCTTAACTCCGCCACCACCTGCAAAAAGTGTTGGTGAGGAAGACCAACAGAGAAATTAACAATGGAGATGACCTTAGAAAACCTTTTGactttgaatgaaaaatgaaagtaaagatGGCAAACAAACTGCATGTGATTTACAGAGGTTAAGTCTGGCGCAATGTGCGCCATGCATCTTTGAGGAaccataaaaacatgataaaacaaGCATGAGGCTCTACTGGATGGTGAAGACTTTAGATTTAAATCAACAACCAGTTGGCTGCCGTCAGCCAGTACGCAGGAATCTGATCTGAATGAGGTGTGGGCGCCATGTGTGTATGAAGTTTTGGTGTCAATTGACAGCTGTTACCACCTGTTTGGGGGCAGACAGCTTGATGAAAGTGGTCCAACTTGATCATGTCACAAGTGGCACCTCAGTGTATGAGCATAATCTGTACGGCAACCTTTGTAACCAGGAGCAAGGAGAATCAGACCAGTCTGCTCTGGTCTGCATGTGCTCATTTACCTTTGAATAACTGTTTAGTACAGGGGTTACATTCCAGAACACCCAGAAAAAACACACCAATAGACGCTTAATGGCCTAACATGGCAGATGATGCTACCACTTCACCTCATTTGAGCAGTCTGTAAAAAGACTCAGGTTGGAAAAAGTGTAAACTGGCATGATTTGTCAAACACAAAAGCCTTACTGTTAATGAACCTTTTACTTCAAGATAATTACAAATCATCTTGATCTTCATTGAGATTGTGTTTTAACCAAAAGGACAAACAGCAAATGGGCAAGTCCAGCGGGAAGAAAGAAATTCCACAATATGAGCACTATATGTGGATCAGTCAAAAATAGGAATGCAATAGAAATGCATAACATTAGCATTTTGGGCTTCAACTGACCTTTGTCCCTCCTTTCATTGGATTGCCCAGGTCACAAACCACCATCTTGGtctggttttcttttttgtacgCACACGACAACCTGGTAAGAGCCTGTGGACAGTCAATAGAATCCACCAGTGACAAAACTGATACAAAGTCATAGAATCTAATCAGCAGAATCTAGACGGTTACACCTTTCTCAGTGTACTCTGACATCTCCAAGATTCATCTGTGGGAACTATGTGATGGATTAACTCTCAGAAATATAGGTGTAAATAGTCATGCCAGATTTTTTCAGTGACAATAATCTGGATTACAAGATACAATAATAGGGCATGATGCCCCTGAGCCTTATGGTGGATGGGAAGGACATATGAAACATGTCAGGAGAAACACTGTTGATATCACTGTTGAAAATGCACTTCCATTAAGGAGGAGATGGCTGATGTCACCAGCTGCATAATGTACCAAAGTAGATACTCGTAGTTACTGATAAAATGGTAAATGTAAGGGGAGTTACCGGACCACGGACGACCTCGGTGAAGTCAGCTTGATGTGGGGGGTAGACGTGAAGCTCAGCCTCATAGGCTCCCTCACCCAGATTCTCAGCAGTAATCTTCAGGGTTAGAGAATTATCATCTCCAATGTAAATCTGCTGGAGATTGCTATgattgacaaaacaaaatggaaagaaaaaccCATTACACTGCAGCAACAATATTTGAGGTTGTCATATCAGCAACATCACAAACAATGAGTTGGTTCTTACCTCTCCACAGACAACTTTAAATCAGGTTTGCATATGTTGTCCTCCCCACAGTCCAACAGGATGTGGCACTAATATTACAGAAGGACCATTTTTAATCTCCAATATTGGCAAATGAGATCATAGAGAAGAGAGATGTGCCGCTATATTACCTGCTTAGTGATGTTGGATGGGGCTGACATATCCAGGATGGGCAGCAGCCCGGTTTGATCCGCAGCATGCTGGGAGTCTAAACTGTACTCCATCACCACAGAGATAGGTGTAATCTTGTCTCGAAATTCATCCTGAGACATCATGAAAAAAGAGGAGAACTTCTGTACTTGGCATTCAGGCTGGCCTCTGTTAAGGTCCCATAAAGTCTAGATTTTGTCTAGGCTTTGAGAAGTGCAGCAGGTCTTGGTCAAGCATGAACTTGGGTTGGGGGGTCTCAGCTGTGCAGGCACCAGCATTGGAGGTATCAAGCACATTTATGTagtgtttggtttgtttgtcatATCAGGTTTGTTGCATATCTGTCCTTCAACTGAATTTATATTAGACTTTACTGTGACCGGACAGAGGCCCTGAGGTGACTACATAAGCAGTAAAACAGTAACTATACAAAGTAGCTATTGAAAGGAGTTATTGTCTTCACTGACCGCAACAAATCTGTTCATCTCACGTGTttcattaattaaataaaaaatttcAAATGGAAAGTTCAGAGAACACATAGCCAGGATTTGTACCCCAAAATGCAATCGCAAGCCCCTTGAAAATATGTGAACCTCTGCTAGAAGATTGGAGTGTCAGTGCAGTGGTCTCATAAATCTGCTGTACAGCAGAGATTATATTCAGACTCAATGAACCTTATTCACACACAGAACCACCTATTGTGTTTAGATTACTTGAGGTCAGTAGCTTTGTGCGATTCATGTTGTGTGattcaaatgccaaaaaaagaaaaggaaggatGCATGTCAAAATcagtattttaaaaatactgcAACTTGACATTTGCTGTATCAAACCTACCTTCAGAAACACCTGTTGCTCCTCACATGCAGGGGTTTTGCCGTTTGACACCGTCATGTTCTTTGCATATTGAAACGCTTTATTGTAGAGGAAGAGAACACGTTTGGTCTCCTTTTGCTTGAGACGGTCCAACATGAGATGTACACGGAAGTCTGAGAAGACGTTCACACATCATTTATCGCAAACGGAAACTTTGCTGAAGAAGACAGTGAATCCATGCATAACTTACTTAGAAGACTTGGAGCTTGAGTTCCACTGGCCTTTATACAGTACTTTATTCTgaagctgcaaaacaaaaaaagtattataTTCACTTTTgagaacacattttattttactactTGAGGTCTTTTCTTCAGAAAGCTCCCTTGGTAACTCTGGTGACTGaggtgatatatttttttttacacctttaGGGTGCAAGCATAATCTTTAAACTTACCACGACACAGGTGTGTTTGACCCAGAAAGGGAGCATTTCTTTTCCTCTGGGTTGATGATCTGAGGAGTGATGTCTAATGTGGCGTTCACGCCAATTACAGGGCGAGCTCTGAGAAGGaaccacaaacaaacagctCTCAGGAACAGAGAAGCACAAGTCAGTGATAAGACAGGTGTCATAGAAATAACGGCTTTCTATTCTAAAAGCACTTTCAGTTTAAATAATGAAGAGTCGCTTGAAATCGCACAGCAACTCTAGTGAAAGTAAACCACAAGATTATTACGTTCAGATCAACCTTATCAGAACATCAGAGGGCACTGCAACCAATTTCCCTCAGATTGTGCAATAAccgtctctctggtgcaataacctattttaatcgagtttcatttgatttttttatttttattttattattattatttattctctgtgtgatgatctttctgactgcatgc is part of the Synchiropus splendidus isolate RoL2022-P1 chromosome 10, RoL_Sspl_1.0, whole genome shotgun sequence genome and encodes:
- the itgav gene encoding integrin alpha-V, with product MAVGWAELTVCCLISLPLQLVNSFNLDVDKPLVYSGTEGSYFGFSVDFFKTATNKGAEILIGAPRANTSDVSEVVERGAVYSCPWKSSTSCRQLQFDISGDRKNANGDQMEFKSKQWFGASVRSDGEHILACAPLYQWSTFGISEREPVGTCFLKKGSEIVEYSPCRSNANSPEGQGFCQAGFSASFLKKNNRVVVGGPGSFYWQGQLISDDVTEIFARSTNGYITPYGNTLATKSATAQYDDSYLGYSVTVGDFNDDGKEDYVTGVPRGEKALGYVNIFNGLNMESMVNFTGTQMAAYFGHSVAATDVNRDGLIDLLVGAPLFMDRGSDGKLREVGEVSVYLGKGGFSFHLAQTLKGSEVYARYGSAIAALGDLDLDGYNDVAISAPYGGPDHLGLVYIHNGGPNGPDRSPSQVLQGKWASTYMPASFGYSMTGNTDIDQNGYPDLIVGAFGADKAVLYRARPVIGVNATLDITPQIINPEEKKCSLSGSNTPVSCFRIKYCIKASGTQAPSLLNFRVHLMLDRLKQKETKRVLFLYNKAFQYAKNMTVSNGKTPACEEQQVFLKDEFRDKITPISVVMEYSLDSQHAADQTGLLPILDMSAPSNITKQCHILLDCGEDNICKPDLKLSVESNLQQIYIGDDNSLTLKITAENLGEGAYEAELHVYPPHQADFTEVVRGPALTRLSCAYKKENQTKMVVCDLGNPMKGGTKVVAELSFSVHQLSEEDTSIKFDLQMISSNQFNNTSPKVSSVTKLAVLSRVQIRGSSSPGQVLLPIANWKPNVPPVSKEDLGPQILHVFELLNSGPSTFSKAALEVKLPYKLSNDSLLYVTSFETEGPVNCSTDVEINPLNISLHLASEKNATDVSSGNVQTEGRNPNHVRKRDLEPRDSQDDLQILDCNTQQQCLQFKCQVGRLERNKNAILFIYSRLVVNSFLKAENQNRSYVIHSSAAVNVIEMPYKNLVSELPSNSTTVSVSVLWVADIPPPIPGWVVALAVLAGLLLLALLILIMYKLGFFKRVRPPQEDSTEKEQLQPEENGNTDA